In Geminocystis sp. NIES-3708, a single window of DNA contains:
- a CDS encoding 2Fe-2S iron-sulfur cluster binding domain-containing protein yields MSVEVKFLPDNVTVTAEVGEPILEVAKRGGVFIPTGCVMGSCHACEVELEDGTPICACISSIPANTAKFIVNLYSDPVW; encoded by the coding sequence ATGAGTGTTGAAGTAAAATTTTTACCTGATAATGTCACTGTAACGGCAGAAGTAGGTGAACCAATTTTAGAAGTAGCGAAACGAGGTGGTGTTTTTATTCCTACGGGTTGTGTGATGGGTTCTTGTCACGCTTGTGAAGTTGAACTTGAGGATGGTACGCCTATTTGTGCTTGTATTAGCTCTATTCCTGCGAATACTGCTAAATTTATTGTTAATCTCTATTCAGATCCAGTTTGGTAA
- the hisA gene encoding 1-(5-phosphoribosyl)-5-[(5-phosphoribosylamino)methylideneamino]imidazole-4-carboxamide isomerase, giving the protein MEVIPAIDLLAGRCVRLYQGDYEQSQIFNENPLEVALQWQNQGATRLHLVDLDGAKEGTTVNLDIIKTIVETLTIPVQVGGGLRDRISVERLFNLGVERAIVGTVAVENPDLVTELCEVFPNKIAVGIDARDGKVATKGWLETSTVEATDLAQKISNKAAAIIYTDISRDGTLIGPNLEALKELAKVTDIPVIASGGISSLTDLLSLLSLEYLGVNGVIVGKALYTGKVDLKEAIAAIGNGRIQDIPLNFDDSAMA; this is encoded by the coding sequence ATGGAAGTTATACCCGCCATTGATTTATTAGCAGGGCGTTGCGTTAGATTATATCAAGGTGATTATGAACAATCTCAAATTTTTAACGAAAATCCTTTAGAAGTTGCTTTACAGTGGCAAAATCAAGGAGCTACACGCTTACATTTAGTGGATTTAGATGGGGCAAAAGAAGGAACAACAGTTAATTTAGATATTATTAAAACTATTGTTGAAACTTTAACTATTCCTGTGCAAGTAGGTGGTGGTTTACGAGATCGTATTTCCGTGGAACGTCTTTTCAATTTAGGGGTAGAAAGAGCTATAGTTGGTACTGTGGCGGTAGAAAATCCTGATTTAGTTACAGAATTATGTGAGGTTTTTCCCAATAAAATCGCCGTTGGCATCGATGCTCGTGATGGTAAGGTTGCCACGAAAGGATGGTTAGAAACTTCGACGGTAGAAGCCACAGATTTAGCTCAAAAAATTTCTAACAAAGCCGCCGCCATTATTTATACTGATATTAGTCGAGATGGTACTTTAATTGGTCCTAATTTAGAGGCTTTAAAAGAATTAGCTAAAGTCACTGATATTCCTGTTATTGCTTCTGGTGGTATTAGTTCCTTAACGGATTTACTCAGTTTATTATCTTTAGAGTACCTAGGGGTAAATGGCGTTATTGTCGGTAAAGCTTTATATACGGGTAAAGTTGATTTAAAAGAGGCGATCGCCGCCATTGGAAATGGTAGAATTCAAGATATTCCTCTCAATTTTGACGATTCTGCTATGGCTTAA